A genome region from Haliotis asinina isolate JCU_RB_2024 chromosome 11, JCU_Hal_asi_v2, whole genome shotgun sequence includes the following:
- the LOC137255571 gene encoding uncharacterized protein has product MKCAIIILVLLPLAYCNLLDQFNHLFDGAELKSLVQKLFDLVGSDGTEAACEQKCPAVVHNNVLLSSGCDLVCKSFQSLVKHFHTALVLFQYSANKTVKHLCLSSSFIIFMSYYDNDHILHSMNPDLLSDERTL; this is encoded by the exons ATGAAGTGCGCCATCATCATCCTTGTCCTCCTGCCCCTGGCATACTGCAACCTCCTCGATC AGTTCAACCATCTGTTCGATGGCGCTGAGCTGAAGTCGCTTGTGCAGAAACTGTTTGATTTGGTTGGATCCGACGGTACCGAGGCAGCCTGTGAACAAAAGTGTCCCGCCGTAGTCCATAACAACGTCCTCTTGTCCAGCGGTTGCGACCTCGTCTGCAAATC CTTCCAGTCTCTGGTGAAACATTTCCACACCGCCTTGGTCCTGTTTCAGTATTCTGCAAATAAAACTGTGaaacatttatgtttgtcttcaaGTTTTATAATTTTTATGTCTTACTATGATAACGATCACATCCTCCACAGTATGAACCCGGATCTActgagtgacgagcgaacgctgtag
- the LOC137255572 gene encoding snaclec A9-like: protein MAVCTLITTVTGLMFTNMKHQCPTTVVDASLYGCFELCWRDKRCHSFFVRESTQRCCLAPSRYLVGDLVGERGINYFWLYPDYCHPDTGYTLSRQADLCYRFYTVPRTWDRANQNCIADGGSLVILNTTQKSSHIKDVITSRSEYNTIGGFAIGGTLSSQWVWSDGSEITHDDWDDGQPVSDASKTRIVMAMTSGYKWKNAEPVETGGYICQLPFVSLNPYV, encoded by the exons ATGGCCGTCTGTACTCTGATTACAACTGTTACCGGACTCATGTTCACAAACATGAAGCACCAATGCCCCACCACCGTGGTAGATGCTTCTCTGTATGGGTGTTTCGAGCTCTGCTGGAGGGACAAACGGTGCCATTCGTTTTTCGTACGCGAGTCCACGCAGAGGTGCTGTCTTGCTCCAAGCCGTTACCTTGTAGGCGATCTCGTTGGAGAGCGGGGCATCAACTACTTCTGGCTTTATCCTG ACTATTGCCACCCGGACACAGGCTACACCTTGTCTCGGCAGGCAGACCTCTGTTACCGGTTTTACACTGTCCCGAGAACTTGGGACAGGGCCAATCAAAATTGTATAGCGGATGGAGGCTCGCTGGTTATtctaaacacaacacagaaaaGCAGTCACATTAAGGATGTGATAACATCTAGGTCAG AATACAATACCATCGGAGGATTCGCTATCGGGGGAACGTTGTCTAGTCAGTGGGTGTGGTCAGACGGATCAGAGATCACCCATGACGACTGGGATGATGGTCAGCCTGTATCGGATGCAAGCAAGACACGTATTGTCATGGCGATGACCTCGGGTTACAAGTGGAAGAACGCAGAACCTGTCGAGACTGGGGGATACATTTGCCAGTTACCCTTCGTATCACTCAACCCATATGTGTGA